The following proteins are encoded in a genomic region of Poecilia reticulata strain Guanapo unplaced genomic scaffold, Guppy_female_1.0+MT scaffold_190, whole genome shotgun sequence:
- the LOC103460160 gene encoding 5'-AMP-activated protein kinase subunit gamma-2-like isoform X2 — translation MSEQPDQTDPGDAGSEESERDIYMRFMKCHKCYDIVPTSSKLVVFDTTLQVKKAFFALVANGVRAAPLWESKKQSFVGMLTITDFINILTRYYKSPMVQIYELEEHKIETWRELYLQETFKPLVHISPDASVFEAVHSLIKNKIHRLPVIDPISGNALYILTHKRILKFLQLFVCEMHMPAFMKQTLEELGVGTYSNIAYIHPDTPLIMALSVFTQRRVSALPVVDHSGKVVDIYSKFDVINLAAEKTYNNLDVTVTQALRHRSQYFEGVMKCNKLETLETIVDRIVKAEVHRLVVVDDESHIIGIVSLSDILQALVLMPAGLGRKESITSQPEPLNPAEPEPAAPNGSDQDPVLELEAESIPGPAGDPETETETDHNQDQNQDQDQDQNQNQDQDQDQDQNQNQDQDQNQDQDQNQNQDQVPETELDPDPQGATEEAPERSQQGEPEEGK, via the exons ATGTCGGAGCAGCCGGATCAGACGGACCCCGGAGATGCCG GGTCCGAGGAGTCGGAGAGAGACATCTACATGCGCTTCATGAAGTGCCACAAGTGCTACGACATCGTCCCCACCAGCTCCAAACTGGTGGTGTTTGACACAACGCTGCAG GTGAAGAAGGCCTTCTTCGCGCTGGTGGCTAACGGGGTGAGAGCTGCTCCTCTGTGGGAGAGCAAGAAGCAAAGCTTTGTGG GAATGTTGACCATCACAGACTTCATCAACATCCTGACCAGATACTATAAATCCCCCatg gtgcAGATCTATGAGCTGGAGGAGCATAAGATCGAGACGTGGAGAG AGCTGTACCTGCAGGAGACCTTCAAACCTCTGGTGCACATCTCACCTGACGCCAG TGTGTTCGAAGCGGTTCACTCCCTGATAAAGAACAAGATCCACCGGCTTCCTGTCATCGATCCGATCAGCGGCAACGCTCTCTACATCCTGACTCACAAGCGGATCCTGAAGTTCCTGCAGCTCTTT GTGTGTGAGATGCACATGCCAGCCTTCATGAAGCAGACACTGGAGGAACTTGGAGTGGGAACGTACTCCAACATTGCCTACATCCACCCCGACACGCCGCTCATCATGGCCCTGTCTGTGTTCACACAGCGCCGGGTCTCTGCGCTGCCCGTTGTGGATCACAGCG GGAAGGTGGTGGACATCTACTCCAAGTTTGACGTGATT AACCTGGCAGCTGAGAAGACTTACAACAATCTGGATGTGACGGTCACCCAGGCTCTAAGACACAGATCGCAGTACTTTGAAGGCGTCATGAAGTGCAACAAGCTGGAAACACTGGAGACCATCGTGGACCGGATCGTGAAGGCTGAG GTCCACAGGCTGGTCGTGGTTGACGATGAGTCTCACATCATTGGCATCGTGTCGTTGTCGGACATCTTGCAGGCGCTGGTCCTGATGCCTGCTG gACTGGGGAGGAAGGAGTCCATCACCTCCCAACCAGAACCCCTGAACCCagcggaaccagaaccagcagctccaaATGGGTCAGACCAGGACCCGGTTCTGGAGCTGGAGGCAGAAAGCATCCCGGGACCAGCAGGCGACCCAGAGACAGAAACCGAAACAGATCACAatcaggaccagaaccaggaccaggaccaagatcagaaccagaaccaggaccagg ACCAGGaccaagaccagaaccagaaccaggaccaagaccagaaccaggaccaagaccagaaccagaaccaagaccAGGTACCAGAAACTGAACTGGACCCGGATCCCCAAGGAGCCACAGAGGAAGCTCCTGAGAGgagccagcagggggagccagaggaggggAAGTAA
- the LOC103460160 gene encoding 5'-AMP-activated protein kinase subunit gamma-2-like isoform X1, which yields MMHNTRMLSMMLRTTTQVEVPGGMSEQPDQTDPGDAGSEESERDIYMRFMKCHKCYDIVPTSSKLVVFDTTLQVKKAFFALVANGVRAAPLWESKKQSFVGMLTITDFINILTRYYKSPMVQIYELEEHKIETWRELYLQETFKPLVHISPDASVFEAVHSLIKNKIHRLPVIDPISGNALYILTHKRILKFLQLFVCEMHMPAFMKQTLEELGVGTYSNIAYIHPDTPLIMALSVFTQRRVSALPVVDHSGKVVDIYSKFDVINLAAEKTYNNLDVTVTQALRHRSQYFEGVMKCNKLETLETIVDRIVKAEVHRLVVVDDESHIIGIVSLSDILQALVLMPAGLGRKESITSQPEPLNPAEPEPAAPNGSDQDPVLELEAESIPGPAGDPETETETDHNQDQNQDQDQDQNQNQDQDQDQDQNQNQDQDQNQDQDQNQNQDQVPETELDPDPQGATEEAPERSQQGEPEEGK from the exons GTGGAGGTCCCTGGCGGCATGTCGGAGCAGCCGGATCAGACGGACCCCGGAGATGCCG GGTCCGAGGAGTCGGAGAGAGACATCTACATGCGCTTCATGAAGTGCCACAAGTGCTACGACATCGTCCCCACCAGCTCCAAACTGGTGGTGTTTGACACAACGCTGCAG GTGAAGAAGGCCTTCTTCGCGCTGGTGGCTAACGGGGTGAGAGCTGCTCCTCTGTGGGAGAGCAAGAAGCAAAGCTTTGTGG GAATGTTGACCATCACAGACTTCATCAACATCCTGACCAGATACTATAAATCCCCCatg gtgcAGATCTATGAGCTGGAGGAGCATAAGATCGAGACGTGGAGAG AGCTGTACCTGCAGGAGACCTTCAAACCTCTGGTGCACATCTCACCTGACGCCAG TGTGTTCGAAGCGGTTCACTCCCTGATAAAGAACAAGATCCACCGGCTTCCTGTCATCGATCCGATCAGCGGCAACGCTCTCTACATCCTGACTCACAAGCGGATCCTGAAGTTCCTGCAGCTCTTT GTGTGTGAGATGCACATGCCAGCCTTCATGAAGCAGACACTGGAGGAACTTGGAGTGGGAACGTACTCCAACATTGCCTACATCCACCCCGACACGCCGCTCATCATGGCCCTGTCTGTGTTCACACAGCGCCGGGTCTCTGCGCTGCCCGTTGTGGATCACAGCG GGAAGGTGGTGGACATCTACTCCAAGTTTGACGTGATT AACCTGGCAGCTGAGAAGACTTACAACAATCTGGATGTGACGGTCACCCAGGCTCTAAGACACAGATCGCAGTACTTTGAAGGCGTCATGAAGTGCAACAAGCTGGAAACACTGGAGACCATCGTGGACCGGATCGTGAAGGCTGAG GTCCACAGGCTGGTCGTGGTTGACGATGAGTCTCACATCATTGGCATCGTGTCGTTGTCGGACATCTTGCAGGCGCTGGTCCTGATGCCTGCTG gACTGGGGAGGAAGGAGTCCATCACCTCCCAACCAGAACCCCTGAACCCagcggaaccagaaccagcagctccaaATGGGTCAGACCAGGACCCGGTTCTGGAGCTGGAGGCAGAAAGCATCCCGGGACCAGCAGGCGACCCAGAGACAGAAACCGAAACAGATCACAatcaggaccagaaccaggaccaggaccaagatcagaaccagaaccaggaccagg ACCAGGaccaagaccagaaccagaaccaggaccaagaccagaaccaggaccaagaccagaaccagaaccaagaccAGGTACCAGAAACTGAACTGGACCCGGATCCCCAAGGAGCCACAGAGGAAGCTCCTGAGAGgagccagcagggggagccagaggaggggAAGTAA